TTTCTCCCGATCTTATTCGGCCTTCTTTACATTCCCCTCACAGCCCAGTTAATTCGTACAGCCGTTATCAATTTTCCctcgatttttttttttgcttttttactTTCCATTTCTTCAAACAAAATCCCCCGTCTCTCTCTGAATCTCTCTCCTGAAAAGCAAATTAGGCCAAAAGAAAGCCGTTCTAAGAAACGATGTCGTCTTCGTCGTCGTTCAGGAAGTCCTCGTGCCTTTCACGGAGATTCTCGGGATCGAGATCATTGGCCAAAACGGCAGCGCTAGCAACGGTCTCGCCAACGGTGAACCAGTCGGAGATTTCTTCTTCTTCGTCGTCGTCGTCGCAGCCTACGCCGCTGGCGGAGGCGGAGGCGGAGGCGGAGGAGGAAGGGCAATCGTGGTCGACGATGCTGCCGGAGTTGCTAGGTGAGATCATGGAGCGCGTGGAGGCGAGTGAAGATCGGTGGCCTCAGAGGCAAAACGTCGTCACATGCGCCTGCGTTTGTAAGAAATGGAGAGAAGCTATGAGAGAGATCGTTAGGGCTTCTTCCCCCGGAAGCGGCAAAATCACTTTTCCTTCATGTCTTAAACaggtaatttaaaattttcttttattctttttccaatttttgttttagttcttttttaattgaattttatatataatctCGTAACAtgttaaaagtttaaaatttaaattttatatatttaaactttGTAGCCACTACCTCTCATTAATAAGAATCAAGCATTACAAACTCATGGATATCGCAAGGATACTCCATGTCGAAAGGATAGAGTACactttttgttttaaatgttcagaattggtgaaaattttgttttcttttgctcATTTGTTTGGATTTTAATATTTGCGGGTGAAGTTTCTTACATTTGGATATTTCTGATTGATGCATTTTgttcatataatttaatttaggaaTTCATTTTTTTGCTTCTTCTGTGTATTGGGAAATTTCAGGGAAATGTAAGTTACTTTGGGGGGGGAGGGGGGTGTACAAATTTGATACAAATGACATTCCTAACATCTATTGGTGATTGGGAACTAAAATTCGGTGAAATTTTAGTCATGTATTGTCATTTTTTAGCTTTTAACATGATTTGCTTCTAATAGAAaggaaattttcttttctgttatgAGAAAATTATCCTTTTGAGGGCAAGGATTGTTTTCTGGGCAGTTCAGAATTCTGGGATTGTCACTCCCAATCATGAGAATGTGACTTGTTTTCAATTACACAAatgaaatttgaaaacaaaacaaatcaTTTAGAATTTATCTCCTTGTGATCTTTAAGTGTGTTTCTTCGCTTATTGCTGTTAGTTTGAGCTGTAGTTTTTAGAAATCAAGTTGCTTCGAGGGTGCCGGTAATGGCGCTAAAATGTATTCAGAATTTAGCTCTGTCAGTCGACTAATTTGTTACATCTTTTGTGATTGATGGTTCTTTTCCCTTCTGCTTATGCAGCCTGGTCCAAGTGATTTTCCAAACCATTGTATTATAAAGCGGTGCAAAAAGAACTCAacattctacctttttctttctcttacgcCATGtaagtgatcttttcttttttctttcacaaAGAAAATAGGATGGCAACATGTTGATTAATTGGTTTGCTGAATTATTCATACGCCAATAAtaaagttgaaaaagaaaagtgGACTAAAAGTTGAAAGGGGCATAATCTACTTTGCCTAAACTTCTAAATTGACTTTTGACTTTTATCTAGGTAGTGCATTTCTGTCTTCTGACCTTTTACCTTTGCCTAAGTCAGCATGACTTGTTCTTAAACTTGAAAATCTCCAGAAATTTGAACAAAGACCATCCATCTGCTTAATTGTTATTGTTTTATTACTTAGTTTGATATCTggtgtcttttctttttaaagcTTTACGCCTTACCATAGCTTTGGCCGAACTGAATACGCCAACCTTAAGTCTGCAAGCAATTGTTTTTCCTCAAAAATATTGTTGGCAGTTGAAAAGCTATCTAAGTTTGTTGCCATCTGCATAGAAACTATGGCACATCTTTTCCTTGTGATATTAGTTCTTGAGACCATGTAGAAGGGTTCTATTGTTTTAAGCCAATCTATTTCCTTATTTGTGGTCATCACGCAACTGGATTACGTTAGTGGTTGAAATCTGCCTTATTGAATATTTTTCCTGATTTTTGGCAGCCTTCACCGACAAGGGGAAATTTCTATTGGCAGCAAGAAGATATCGACATGGTGTTCATATTGAGTATATTATATCCCTTGATGCAGATGACTTATCTCAAAGCAGTAATGCCTATGTCGGGAAGTTAAGGTAGGAGACTCGTATGATGTTTTGGTCAGGTATTTTATGTTTTGATCCTTCACTTTCTGGAACTCTGTTGACAGAATCTGCACTTTGAATTTTGGGTATATCTTTTAAGGTTCTTAAGAATACAGCTATTAAGTGTCACCAGAGCAATTTAGAAAATGATCTGAAGAGAGAAGCTGTAGTATTTGGTTTTTAGGTTAGATACAGTCGAATTTGAGAGGGCATGTAGAAGACTGCTTATTTGGTGGGAATAGCAGTCTTATCTTATGATGCGATTACTGTTTCCTTTGTCATGTTATAGTAAAAATAGAATACTTCAGAGTTCCTTTTATAGCTTTTAGCTGACACTCACATGCAAATTTAAAATCTTTGCAGTTCGGATTTTCTAGGCACCAACTTTACGATCTATGATAGTCAACCCCCGCACAGTGGTGCCAAGCCTTCAAGCAGCAGAACAAGTCGCAGATTTGCAAGTAAGCGAATCAGCCCCCAAGTTCCAGCTGGCAATTTTGAGGTGGGAAAAGTGTCTTACAAGTTCAATCTCTTGAAATCAAGAGGTCCAAGGAGGATGGTTTGCTCAGTGAAATGCGCTTTGCCAGAAGAAAGGGCTTACAAGCATTTAGATGACTCCAAAGCGAAAATAGCTGAGGGAGCTGCACCTGGTCTTGCAATTTTGAAGAACAAAGCTCCAAGATGGCATGAACATTTACAGTGCTGGTGTTTGAATTTCCACGGTCGGGTTACAGTTGCATCTGTGAAAAACTTTCAGCTGGCTGCAACTGTAGATCCAAGTCAACCAGGAGGGAAAGGAGATGAAGAAAAGGTTCTCCTCCAGTTTGGTAAAGTTGGGGATGATACATTCACCATGGATTACAGGTCACCCTTGTCCCCCTATCTTGCATTTGCCATCTGCCTTACAAGCTTTGGTACAAAGTTGGCTTGCGAATGAGTTTATTTTGATGCGTTTATATCTATATCAAGTTGTATTACatgtttaatataattat
The genomic region above belongs to Gossypium hirsutum isolate 1008001.06 chromosome D05, Gossypium_hirsutum_v2.1, whole genome shotgun sequence and contains:
- the LOC107897253 gene encoding tubby-like F-box protein 7, translated to MSSSSSFRKSSCLSRRFSGSRSLAKTAALATVSPTVNQSEISSSSSSSSQPTPLAEAEAEAEEEGQSWSTMLPELLGEIMERVEASEDRWPQRQNVVTCACVCKKWREAMREIVRASSPGSGKITFPSCLKQPGPSDFPNHCIIKRCKKNSTFYLFLSLTPSFTDKGKFLLAARRYRHGVHIEYIISLDADDLSQSSNAYVGKLSSDFLGTNFTIYDSQPPHSGAKPSSSRTSRRFASKRISPQVPAGNFEVGKVSYKFNLLKSRGPRRMVCSVKCALPEERAYKHLDDSKAKIAEGAAPGLAILKNKAPRWHEHLQCWCLNFHGRVTVASVKNFQLAATVDPSQPGGKGDEEKVLLQFGKVGDDTFTMDYRSPLSPYLAFAICLTSFGTKLACE